In the Cololabis saira isolate AMF1-May2022 chromosome 7, fColSai1.1, whole genome shotgun sequence genome, one interval contains:
- the trpt1 gene encoding tRNA 2'-phosphotransferase 1 isoform X1, translated as MDGIRRGRGRGRRGNRGGQQDRDVHLSKSMSYVLRHGANQMGLQISTDGFLYVEDLLAHPQFHSYILEDVRRVVATNDKQRFKLRSHPEDGRLQIRANQGHSVEVMDLELKPVVAGSPECPAEAVHGSYLRNWTSIQQQGLCRMKRTHIHLAPGMPGEDGVISGMRKNCDLAVFIDVQKAIADGIEFFWSENGVLLTAGDAEGKLLPKYFIRALRLRPTRTILPLQ; from the exons ATGGACGGTATCAgacgaggaagaggaagaggaaggagaggaaatCGTGGCGGACAG CAGGACAGGGATGTCCATCTCTCTAAATCCATGTCATATGTACTACGTCATGGAGCCAATCAGATGGGTCTTCAAATAAGTACAG ATGGCTTTCTGTACGTGGAAGATCTCCTGGCTCACCCACAGTTCCACTCGTACATATTAGAAGACGTCAGGAGAGTCGTTGCCACAAATGACAAGCAGCGCTTTAAGCTCCGCTCTCACCCAGAGGACGGACGGCTGCAGATTCGAGCCAATCAGGGTCATTCAGTTGAG GTTATGGATCTTGAACTGAAACCCGTTGTAGCTGGTTCTCCAGAGTGCCCTGCAGAAGCAGTTCATGGCTCCTACCTCCGTAACTGGACATCCATCCAACAGCAAGGCCTGTGCCGCATGAAGAGGACTCACATCCACCTGGCCCCTGGCATGCCAGGGGAGGATGGCGTCATTAGCG GCATGAGGAAAAACTGTGATCTGGCAGTGTTTATTGATGTCCAGAAAGCCATCGCTG ATGGTATTGAGTTCTTCTGGTCAGAGAATGGGGTGTTGCTGACTGCAGGTGATGCTGAGGGTAAACTTCTACCTAAATACTTCATCCGAGCTCTCAGATTGAGACCTACAA GGACGATCCTGCCGCTGCAGTAG
- the trpt1 gene encoding tRNA 2'-phosphotransferase 1 isoform X2: MDGIRRGRGRGRRGNRGGQDRDVHLSKSMSYVLRHGANQMGLQISTDGFLYVEDLLAHPQFHSYILEDVRRVVATNDKQRFKLRSHPEDGRLQIRANQGHSVEVMDLELKPVVAGSPECPAEAVHGSYLRNWTSIQQQGLCRMKRTHIHLAPGMPGEDGVISGMRKNCDLAVFIDVQKAIADGIEFFWSENGVLLTAGDAEGKLLPKYFIRALRLRPTRTILPLQ; this comes from the exons ATGGACGGTATCAgacgaggaagaggaagaggaaggagaggaaatCGTGGCGGACAG GACAGGGATGTCCATCTCTCTAAATCCATGTCATATGTACTACGTCATGGAGCCAATCAGATGGGTCTTCAAATAAGTACAG ATGGCTTTCTGTACGTGGAAGATCTCCTGGCTCACCCACAGTTCCACTCGTACATATTAGAAGACGTCAGGAGAGTCGTTGCCACAAATGACAAGCAGCGCTTTAAGCTCCGCTCTCACCCAGAGGACGGACGGCTGCAGATTCGAGCCAATCAGGGTCATTCAGTTGAG GTTATGGATCTTGAACTGAAACCCGTTGTAGCTGGTTCTCCAGAGTGCCCTGCAGAAGCAGTTCATGGCTCCTACCTCCGTAACTGGACATCCATCCAACAGCAAGGCCTGTGCCGCATGAAGAGGACTCACATCCACCTGGCCCCTGGCATGCCAGGGGAGGATGGCGTCATTAGCG GCATGAGGAAAAACTGTGATCTGGCAGTGTTTATTGATGTCCAGAAAGCCATCGCTG ATGGTATTGAGTTCTTCTGGTCAGAGAATGGGGTGTTGCTGACTGCAGGTGATGCTGAGGGTAAACTTCTACCTAAATACTTCATCCGAGCTCTCAGATTGAGACCTACAA GGACGATCCTGCCGCTGCAGTAG
- the fermt3b gene encoding fermitin family homolog 3b, translated as MAAWDLSVTVEELGPDAPPVTLSVTSDLHVGGVILKLVEKTQIKRDWSDHALWWEQKQKWLLRTAWTLEKYGIHADARLLFMPQHKPLRLGLPNGMTLRLQACFSSPVFQTVMGICRMLNIRRPEELSLLRPIEEKKKKKDKDLVKEIYDLTEVPISSASRPCLYNGMPAYFAESAEMEAIYKMLSVTQPPLTPEVIAKQYRPASVVDKAHINGRWLDSSRSLLQQGINENDRLWLRFKYFSFYDIDSKYDPVRLTQLYEQARWAILLEDIDCTEEEMMLFGALQYHISKVSQSEPQMLTCSAAMDDLESALQSLEVKMEGESSSASELLDDMTAPELNDYLKIFRPKRLTLKGYKQYWFKFQDTSISYFKSKEESIGEPIQQINLKGCEVAPDVNVAAQKFLIKLLIPAPEGMNEVYLRCENEQQYAQWMAGCRLASKGKSLADSSFQSEIESIRSFLAMQKTNPGSHSNAAVNDESINPHSLVSPRYYKKYKPKQLTPRILDAYQNVAQLSLTDALMRFLQIWQALPDFGLSYVVVRFKGSRKDEVLGIAPNRLIRIDLSVGDVVKTWRYNNMKQWNVNWDIKQVAIEFEGNVNIAFSCITADCKIVHEFIGGYIFMSTRSREKSNTLNEELFHKLTGGHEAL; from the exons ATGGCGGCGTGGGACCTGTCAGTCACAGTGGAGGAGCTGGGGCCTGATGCCCCACCTGTCACCCTCAGTGTGACCTCTGACCTTCACGTTGGAGGGGTTATCCTCAAACTGGTGGAAAAGACAC AGATCAAGCGTGATTGGTCAGACCATGCACTGTGGTGGGAGCAGAAGCAGAAGTGGCTCCTGCGGACGGCCTGGACCCTCGAGAAATATGGCATCCACGCCGATGCCCGCCTGCTCTTCATGCCTCAACACAAGCCACTAAGACTGGGTCTGCCCAACGGCATGACACTGAGGCTGCAGGCCTGCTTCTCCAGTCCTGTCTTCCAGACCGTGATGGGCATCTGCAGAATGCTCA ACATCCGTCGCCCAGAGGAGCTCTCCCTCCTTCGTCCCattgaggaaaagaagaagaaaaaggacaaaGATTTAGTTAAAGAAATTTACGACCTGACTGAGGTGCCCATTTCCTCAG CATCCCGGCCGTGCTTGTACAACGGTATGCCAGCTTACTTTGCTGAATCAGCAGAGATGGAGGCCATTTACAAGATGCTGTCAGTCACTCAGCCCCCACTCACCCCCGAGGTCATAGCGAAGCAGTACCGCCCAGCCAGCGTGGTGGACAAGGCTCACATCAATGGCAG GTGGTTGGACTCATCACGCAGTCTCCTGCAGCAGGGGATCAATGAAAACGACCGGCTCTGGCTTCGCTTCAAGTATTTTTCCTTCTATGATATAGATTCCAAG TATGATCCTGTGCGTCTGACGCAGCTGTACGAGCAGGCCCGCTGGGCCATCCTGCTGGAAGACATCGACTGTACGGAGGAGGAGATGATGCTGTTCGGAGCTCTGCAG TACCACATCAGTAAGGTGTCTCAGTCGGAGCCCCAGATGCTGACGTGCAGCGCTGCCATGGATGACCTGGAGTCCGCCCTGCAGTCCCTGGAGGTCAAgatggaaggagagagcagctcCGCTTCCGAACTACTG GATGATATGACTGCACCAGAACTCAATGACTATCTGAAGATATTCAG ACCCAAGAGGCTGACTCTGAAGGGATACAAACAGTACTGGTTCAAGTTCCAGGATACATCCATCTCATATTTCAAGAGCAAAGAGGAGAGCATTGGAGAGCCCATTCAACAAATTAACCTCAAAG GATGTGAGGTGGCTCCAGATGTTAACGTAGCAGCACAGAAGTTCCTTATCAAACTCCTTATACCGGCACCTGAAGGCATGAACGAAGTGTATCTGCGCTGTGAGAAT GAGCAGCAGTATGCTCAGTGGATGGCAGGATGCCGGCTGGCCTCCAAAGGCAAGAGTCTCGCAGACAGCAGTTTCCAAAGTGAGATCGAGAGCATACGTTCGTTCCTGGCAATGCAAAAGACCAACCCTGGTTCCCACAGCAATGCAGCTGTCAACGATGAAagtatcaaccctcacagtcTGGTGTCACCGCGCTACTATAAGAAATACAAACCTAAACAG CTGACCCCTCGTATCCTAGACGCATACCAGAATGTGGCTCAGCTCTCACTGACAGATGCATTGATGCGCTTCCTGCAGATCTGGCAGGCACTGCCCGACTTTGGCCTCTCATATGTTGTCGTCAG GTTCAAGGGTAGCCGAAAAGACGAGGTACTGGGCATTGCCCCCAACCGCCTGATCCGCATCGACCTCAGTGTTGGTGACGTGGTCAAGACCTGGCGCTACAACAACATGAAGCAGTGGAACGTCAACTGGGACATAAAACAG GTGGCCATCGAGTTTGAAGGAAACGTTAACATTGCCTTCAGCTGCATCACTGCTGACTGCAAAATTGTTCACGAGTTCATCGGAGGGTATATTTTCATGTCAACACGCAGTCGCGAGAAGAGCAACACACTCAACGAGGAGCTCTTCCACAAGCTGACGGGAGGCCACGAAGCTCTTTAA